The DNA region TTCAACACCCGCAACTCTGGACATTCATCTATGTAGAGTAccctttttttataataaaaaacaattagCCCCTCATATATGCAGTGCAACTTTGGTAGGCAATTTAAAAGTAGTAGTTCTAATCTAGGAATAGAAAGAACAAGATTGGGTAGAGTACCGTTGTTTGATTCAAATATACGCTCCAATAAATCACAATTACTCACCATTAAGGAGCGCAAGTTGGGGAGGTTCCAATGCTTGCTGAATGGAAACATCTCCTTTAGTTTTGGACATTTGAATATATGTAGAACTTCAAGTTGGAAAAAGGAGCAGCTACAGAATTCTACTATCCTTGTCAAATCAGACGACTCATCGATTTGTAATTTTTGAAGGCTATCTAGTTGTTGCGTCCCGGtaaatatatattctaacccTATACATTCTGTTATGATAACCTGGTTTACCAAGGAGGGGGAAATATCTGTCAATGCTCTTTTCCCCTTTATATTACATTCGTCAATTAAAAGCACCTCAATTGAAGTAGGAAGTAGACTTGTCTCCTCTCCAAATTCTACACCTGTGATACACACCATCCTCTCACTTTCTTGATATCCTGTAAGCCACGATATTCTATTGAATGGACTATCGTTGACATCAAAATGATCATGTGATGTAAGCCAGAACCTGTAGCAACTTAAATGATGTAAACGTTGTATAAGCCCATTAAAACCAGTCATATCATCATTTATAATCCAACGGCAGTATACCTTCTCTAGCTTCTCTAATCTTTCTATTCCTCTCACATTTTCTTCAAGCTTGTAGTTGCGATCCAAGTCCAACACTCTTAGATTTGTAAGCTTTTCCAGTGATGGCAAATAAGTTAGCTCCGAACAGCCATGAAGTAAGAGTGCCCTTAAATTTTCCAACTTTGAAATACCTTCTGGCACCCTTTTAATTTTAGTATTACACAAATCAAGAATTTTAAGAGCCCTCATATGATCAAAGAAAGATTCTGGGATCTTCGTTAAAGAAGTGTGATCAAGCTTGAGCACTGTGAGATTTGGAGTCCGAGGTGCCATACCATATGGAATCACTGTGATGTCATAATTGTCGCTCAGTGAGACTTTCACTAGATCTCGACTCCATAATCCTTCTTCTGGTACTTCCTGCAATTGTTTTCCTGATTTTACTAGAAAACGTGGACAACAATTTGTGATCGAAATAGCCATTTCTCTCACCGCATCATGCATCTTCACACAGTCATCTCTAGCATATTCCAATAAGCATgagttttttagtttttctaagATGTCATGGCCTTTGTACTTTTTCTCTAACCTGCTCCCTTTATCATCCAACATTCCTTCCATAATCCAATACTCTATTAAAGCttcattaaatataaataaatcttCTGGATATAGCACACAACTTAAGAAACACTGTTTTAGAAGCTCATTATTGAGGCGATCATAGCTGAATTTTAGTTTCTGAAGCACCTTTTCATCCATGTCTTCATGCACCCTACTTGGATTTTTCAACTCAGCTAAAGCATTTTTCCACACTAGCACGTCAAAAACGCCTATCATACTACGAGCTATGACAATGGTTGCAAGCGGCAAACACGCACACTCCTTAGCCACTAATTTTGCTATTTCTTGGCCCTCAAAACAAAGATCATCATAAGTCTCGAGCTTGTTCTTAAACAAATCCCATGCCTCATGCTCTGAAAGAACTTGAACTCGAATGACATAATTCTTACACCCCGTCATTCGGCACACGTCTTCTTTTCTAGTGCTAAGGATGATGTTAATCTTACATCCATTCTCTTTATTTGGAATGCCAATAGAACTCAATTGAAACTTTTCCCACACATCATCAAGAAAAAGCACCACATTCTTCTTCATCATGACAAAAGAATGATGTAATTCAGAAGCTCTCTTATCAGTATGTACCTTACTAGAAAGCTCTACACCAATCTCTTTTGCAACTTTTTCCTGTAACATGTACAAATTGCAATCACTTGAAACTGTTACCCAAATAACACGCCCTGATTTGTAATCACCCAGTAGCTGATTGTATATGTTTTTCATGAGCGTGGTCTTCCCTATACCTCCCATACCAAGAACCCCAATTGAATATGCTAAAGGATGATCATCAAGCCATTCTCGAATCATTCGAACATTTTTCTGGAAAAGCTCACCATACAATGGTTCGGGATAAAATGGCACTTCCTTAGTCTTAGGATCATCGAGTACCAAACCATTTGGAAAGTCACTCACCTGAAAAAGATCATCAACCTCTTTTGTCATTACGTTTATGCGATCATTGAGTTGCATATTGGTGAAAAACCCTCTTGATTTCTGGAATTCGTCCACAATACTTTCAAACTTAGATCTTTTGAGTTTGTAAGTATCCAACCAATCAATAACTTcttgtctttttcttttcccAGCTTGTAACTCAGCTTGATTACATTCTGCACAAATATCATCTTTTCGTGCAGTTAGTCTCTTCATCTTCTCTTCCAGG from Amaranthus tricolor cultivar Red isolate AtriRed21 chromosome 3, ASM2621246v1, whole genome shotgun sequence includes:
- the LOC130809165 gene encoding disease resistance protein SUMM2-like isoform X2 — protein: MAQYHMNQGLLPKLGSLNDSIVVQKLETLEEKMKRLTARKDDICAECNQAELQAGKRKRQEVIDWLDTYKLKRSKFESIVDEFQKSRGFFTNMQLNDRINVMTKEVDDLFQVSDFPNGLVLDDPKTKEVPFYPEPLYGELFQKNVRMIREWLDDHPLAYSIGVLGMGGIGKTTLMKNIYNQLLGDYKSGRVIWVTVSSDCNLYMLQEKVAKEIGVELSSKVHTDKRASELHHSFVMMKKNVVLFLDDVWEKFQLSSIGIPNKENGCKINIILSTRKEDVCRMTGCKNYVIRVQVLSEHEAWDLFKNKLETYDDLCFEGQEIAKLVAKECACLPLATIVIARSMIGVFDVLVWKNALAELKNPSRVHEDMDEKVLQKLKFSYDRLNNELLKQCFLSCVLYPEDLFIFNEALIEYWIMEGMLDDKGSRLEKKYKGHDILEKLKNSCLLEYARDDCVKMHDAVREMAISITNCCPRFLVKSGKQLQEVPEEGLWSRDLVKVSLSDNYDITVIPYGMAPRTPNLTVLKLDHTSLTKIPESFFDHMRALKILDLCNTKIKRVPEGISKLENLRALLLHGCSELTYLPSLEKLTNLRVLDLDRNYKLEENVRGIERLEKLEKVYCRWIINDDMTGFNGLIQRLHHLSCYRFWLTSHDHFDVNDSPFNRISWLTGYQESERMVCITGVEFGEETSLLPTSIEVLLIDECNIKGKRALTDISPSLVNQVIITECIGLEYIFTGTQQLDSLQKLQIDESSDLTRIVEFCSCSFFQLEVLHIFKCPKLKEMFPFSKHWNLPNLRSLMVSNCDLLERIFESNNGTLPNLVLSIPRLELLLLNCLPKLHCIYEGLIVFYYKKRVLYIDECPELRVLNDIKHIICPASPSTLASISKDAEFWEIFQQYEPLNVTQISHKINEILEWDAALSLSLS
- the LOC130809165 gene encoding disease resistance protein SUMM2-like isoform X4 codes for the protein MAQGLLPKLGSLNDSIVVQKLETLEEKMKRLTARKDDICAECNQAELQAGKRKRQEVIDWLDTYKLKRSKFESIVDEFQKSRGFFTNMQLNDRINVMTKEVDDLFQVSDFPNGLVLDDPKTKEVPFYPEPLYGELFQKNVRMIREWLDDHPLAYSIGVLGMGGIGKTTLMKNIYNQLLGDYKSGRVIWVTVSSDCNLYMLQEKVAKEIGVELSSKVHTDKRASELHHSFVMMKKNVVLFLDDVWEKFQLSSIGIPNKENGCKINIILSTRKEDVCRMTGCKNYVIRVQVLSEHEAWDLFKNKLETYDDLCFEGQEIAKLVAKECACLPLATIVIARSMIGVFDVLVWKNALAELKNPSRVHEDMDEKVLQKLKFSYDRLNNELLKQCFLSCVLYPEDLFIFNEALIEYWIMEGMLDDKGSRLEKKYKGHDILEKLKNSCLLEYARDDCVKMHDAVREMAISITNCCPRFLVKSGKQLQEVPEEGLWSRDLVKVSLSDNYDITVIPYGMAPRTPNLTVLKLDHTSLTKIPESFFDHMRALKILDLCNTKIKRVPEGISKLENLRALLLHGCSELTYLPSLEKLTNLRVLDLDRNYKLEENVRGIERLEKLEKVYCRWIINDDMTGFNGLIQRLHHLSCYRFWLTSHDHFDVNDSPFNRISWLTGYQESERMVCITGVEFGEETSLLPTSIEVLLIDECNIKGKRALTDISPSLVNQVIITECIGLEYIFTGTQQLDSLQKLQIDESSDLTRIVEFCSCSFFQLEVLHIFKCPKLKEMFPFSKHWNLPNLRSLMVSNCDLLERIFESNNGTLPNLVLSIPRLELLLLNCLPKLHCIYEGLIVFYYKKRVLYIDECPELRVLNDIKHIICPASPSTLASISKDAEFWEIFQQYEPLNVTQISHKINEILEWDAALSLSLS
- the LOC130809165 gene encoding disease resistance protein SUMM2-like isoform X1 translates to MAEYHMNQGLLPKLGSLNDSIVVQKLETLEEKMKRLTARKDDICAECNQAELQAGKRKRQEVIDWLDTYKLKRSKFESIVDEFQKSRGFFTNMQLNDRINVMTKEVDDLFQVSDFPNGLVLDDPKTKEVPFYPEPLYGELFQKNVRMIREWLDDHPLAYSIGVLGMGGIGKTTLMKNIYNQLLGDYKSGRVIWVTVSSDCNLYMLQEKVAKEIGVELSSKVHTDKRASELHHSFVMMKKNVVLFLDDVWEKFQLSSIGIPNKENGCKINIILSTRKEDVCRMTGCKNYVIRVQVLSEHEAWDLFKNKLETYDDLCFEGQEIAKLVAKECACLPLATIVIARSMIGVFDVLVWKNALAELKNPSRVHEDMDEKVLQKLKFSYDRLNNELLKQCFLSCVLYPEDLFIFNEALIEYWIMEGMLDDKGSRLEKKYKGHDILEKLKNSCLLEYARDDCVKMHDAVREMAISITNCCPRFLVKSGKQLQEVPEEGLWSRDLVKVSLSDNYDITVIPYGMAPRTPNLTVLKLDHTSLTKIPESFFDHMRALKILDLCNTKIKRVPEGISKLENLRALLLHGCSELTYLPSLEKLTNLRVLDLDRNYKLEENVRGIERLEKLEKVYCRWIINDDMTGFNGLIQRLHHLSCYRFWLTSHDHFDVNDSPFNRISWLTGYQESERMVCITGVEFGEETSLLPTSIEVLLIDECNIKGKRALTDISPSLVNQVIITECIGLEYIFTGTQQLDSLQKLQIDESSDLTRIVEFCSCSFFQLEVLHIFKCPKLKEMFPFSKHWNLPNLRSLMVSNCDLLERIFESNNGTLPNLVLSIPRLELLLLNCLPKLHCIYEGLIVFYYKKRVLYIDECPELRVLNDIKHIICPASPSTLASISKDAEFWEIFQQYEPLNVTQISHKINEILEWDAALSLSLS
- the LOC130809165 gene encoding disease resistance protein SUMM2-like isoform X3; translation: MAEGLLPKLGSLNDSIVVQKLETLEEKMKRLTARKDDICAECNQAELQAGKRKRQEVIDWLDTYKLKRSKFESIVDEFQKSRGFFTNMQLNDRINVMTKEVDDLFQVSDFPNGLVLDDPKTKEVPFYPEPLYGELFQKNVRMIREWLDDHPLAYSIGVLGMGGIGKTTLMKNIYNQLLGDYKSGRVIWVTVSSDCNLYMLQEKVAKEIGVELSSKVHTDKRASELHHSFVMMKKNVVLFLDDVWEKFQLSSIGIPNKENGCKINIILSTRKEDVCRMTGCKNYVIRVQVLSEHEAWDLFKNKLETYDDLCFEGQEIAKLVAKECACLPLATIVIARSMIGVFDVLVWKNALAELKNPSRVHEDMDEKVLQKLKFSYDRLNNELLKQCFLSCVLYPEDLFIFNEALIEYWIMEGMLDDKGSRLEKKYKGHDILEKLKNSCLLEYARDDCVKMHDAVREMAISITNCCPRFLVKSGKQLQEVPEEGLWSRDLVKVSLSDNYDITVIPYGMAPRTPNLTVLKLDHTSLTKIPESFFDHMRALKILDLCNTKIKRVPEGISKLENLRALLLHGCSELTYLPSLEKLTNLRVLDLDRNYKLEENVRGIERLEKLEKVYCRWIINDDMTGFNGLIQRLHHLSCYRFWLTSHDHFDVNDSPFNRISWLTGYQESERMVCITGVEFGEETSLLPTSIEVLLIDECNIKGKRALTDISPSLVNQVIITECIGLEYIFTGTQQLDSLQKLQIDESSDLTRIVEFCSCSFFQLEVLHIFKCPKLKEMFPFSKHWNLPNLRSLMVSNCDLLERIFESNNGTLPNLVLSIPRLELLLLNCLPKLHCIYEGLIVFYYKKRVLYIDECPELRVLNDIKHIICPASPSTLASISKDAEFWEIFQQYEPLNVTQISHKINEILEWDAALSLSLS